The segment TGTCCAGCCCCTACCGCAGTCTCGTGCGCAAGTGGTTCCCAAACGCAAAGATCGTCGCCGACCGCTTCCATGCCATCCGCCTGGTCTACATCCACTGCATGGAGATGATGCGGGCCATTGCCCCGGACCCTCCGGCAAACGCAGCGAAGTCTGCATTTGGAGGTGGCTGACAATGAAAAGGCATTTGATGTGAAAGCTGCGCAGTCGGAAAAAAAGACCCACCGGTTGGGACTGCTTGGCATGAAGGAACGTGCTGAAATGGTCGGAGCCCGGTTCAGTGTCGCCTCCATGACCGGGAAAGGAACCACGGTTTCCGTTCGACTGGCATTAGACAA is part of the Coraliomargarita sinensis genome and harbors:
- a CDS encoding ATP-binding protein is translated as MPRTLRQTQRSLHLEVADNEKAFDVKAAQSEKKTHRLGLLGMKERAEMVGARFSVASMTGKGTTVSVRLALDKACPTHDSPSTT